The window CAGGAAGTAAAGAATCAGAAGGGTGTTAAAAAATTGACTTGGGGGGAAAAACATTTGGACATTTTGCTGGCTAGGATTACGAAATATACACATCCAGCAAACATGTGAGTCCCTTTAGGGTAGGGTGCAGTGAAGGGAGAAGTGGAAATACTCAAGGTTCTGGGGAAGGTCATATGAAGGGTCCCTCACATTGGCTGAGGCCAATCTGGCTTCAGAGGTGTGCAGAGGCACCAGGCCGAAAACAGGGCTTTGCAGTGGTGAGGGCAAAACATGAACACAAGAAATACCCTAAGTTACTGTACCTGGTTGTGCCTGGTGACAGATGGGACCAGCTCTTTTCTCCATTtggtaattttggaaaatttggcaGAGTTAATAAAGAAATCCCCTTGGTGCAAGATTGCTACAATAAAAATCTATTATAGATGGCAGATGTGAAGTTCACAGTCCTTTTTATTACCCTAACCTAGTAACATGGCTAGAGGTAAAATTAAATATTGAGTTAGAtgattgtttaatattttaaaaccagagggaagacatacaaatagatTGAGAGCAGTTTCTTTCTAAAGATAATCAGAATATATCTCCTATATTTTAAACACTGCAGGAacagtcaaaattttaaaataaatggtttccacatttttttatccCCATCTCTCCCCCTCACTAtatggtaaaatattttatttggcaacCACGTTTTCCTACTTTTAATCACACACATCATCAGAGCTTTTCATCAGCCTAACTAGTCTTGACGAAAGCCTGGTCTAGGCACTTTTACCACGGCCATGTTTTTAAGATCCCTGCAGATTGTGAACTATGAAAACCAGCCCCTGGCCCCGCTTGTGGGTGCTGCAGAGCCGCGTGTGAACTGCTCCTAGGAAACCGCGtctctgggcagggtggctctCGGGCCGTGGATCCGCCTAAAAGCTTTTCTGCCAGTGACGCCCTTGGTCTCTGAATGTGTTCAAGCCTCAGTGATTTTACTCCCTGGTTTCTTGTGTGTGCTTGAGATTCTTGAGAGAAAGCGTGCTGCAGATGAAAACTGCAGCCTACATgaaaaagagaaggggaaagccattttaaaataacttccaTATAAGTTACCTTAATCAAAGTGCTGCTGCCTATGTGTTCATAAAAAAATAAGTGCAAGGGCCCggagcggtggcttatgcctgtaatcccagcactttgggaggccgaggtgggcggatcacttgaggtcaggagttagagaccatcctggccaacaaggtgaaaccccgtctctactttaaaaatacaaaaaaattagccaggtgtggtggcgcgtgcctgtaggtcccagctactcaggcggctgaggcgggagactcgcttgaacccgggaggcagaggctgcagtgagccgagatcgcgccactgcactccagtctgggcgacagagcgagactgtctccaaaaaaataaagaattcaaatGCGAACCCGGCTCTCATGGCGCCCCGGCCACGGAGAGCCTGGGGGAGTGGGATAAAAACGGTGCTGGGATGGGAGGGCGGCTTGTCCGCGAACTCCTCCCACCACGCCCGGACCAAAGCCGCCGGCGCCCCGCTTCCGGAGCCGCCCTAAACCGCGGCCACCGCTCCCTGAGGGGCCGCCTGACCCCGCGGAAAGCCAGGCTGTGTGGCCGGAGGTCACCACCCCGACCCCGACTAGTCCCGCAGCGCTTGACCCCTTCGTCGGCGGCCCCGAGCGCCGCGGCTCGAGGAGGGGCGGGGCTGGGGCGGCCGAGCTCTCGCGAGGTTTCGTCGGGGGCTGGCGGCTGCGGTTCGGCGGAGAGTGCGGGATGCGCTCGGAAAAGGAGGGGGCCGGAGGCCCTAGGGCGGCCGTTGCCGCGCGGGGCCCGAGCGGGAGGGAGAAGCTGTCGGTCCTAGAAGTGCAGTTCCACCGCGCCTCGCAGCAGCAGGAGGCTGAAACGCCGCCAACCTCGTCCTCCGGTTGCGGGGGCGGTGCGGGCAAACCTCGCGAGGAGAAGAGGACGGCCCTGAGCAAGGTGGGGACGGGGGCGGGGCGCGCAAACCTCGCGAGGAGAGGACGGCCCTGAGTggagggagtggagggaggggaggggaggggaggggaggggagggaagggcggGGGCCGGGCCTCCCAGCGCGGTACGCGGTGCCTTTTGAGCTCGTTGTCCACGCTCCGCCCCGGTGGGAACCGCCGCGCGCGCTCCCCGCAGGTGGTCATCCGCCGCCTGCCTCCGGGCCTCACCAAGGAGCAGCTGGAGGAGCAGCTGCGCCCGCTGCCAGCACACGACTACTTCGAGTTCTTCGCCGCCGACCTGAGGTGAGGCCCGCCGcgaggggaggaagagagggcgGAACCCAGAGCTCGGCGGCGGCGGTGGCCGTCTCGTTGCCTTACGTTCCTTACCCTGATTTCTCCTTTATGGGAGTCGTGTGAGCtttttgaataaatacatttcagtAAAACGTGTCAGTTCCGTTAAAGAAAAATACCACCAACAAAGAAACACAGATGTGGTTTACATTAAAAATGCGGATGATTTTCAGACGGCTAACGCTTAGGAAAACGGGTGCCTTTGAAAGGACCAGCGTTGCCCGCCCGGCGCCTCCCGGGCTTCCCTGCTCGTCCGCGGACGGGGCGCTGCGGGGCCGGGAGGGCGCCGGCTCTTCCTGTGGCCGCCACGCTGGTGCCGCAGCCAGTGCGGCTTTAAATACCGGAGAGGGTCCCCAAGTCAGGAGAGTCTCTCGGCGCCACGGGTTCCTCTGGGAGTGCGCCCTGGCCTTGCCTTAGGGTTTCAGCCTCGGAGGATCGGTTCTGGGCAGTGGAGAAGGGACCTGAGTTCTGCCTCGTGAAGTTAACGTTTTGCGTTTGTTTTTGCTAAAGAATATCCAAGTTGTTACAATTAACTGAGATGATTTGGCACAAAAGTTTTATCTAATTAGTTTGTTGTgcccagaaaaggaaaaagaggctaAATTAATGGACTATTGTATTTTTCACTAACCATTTTCACTGTTATCTCTTATTTCAGTCTTTATCCTCATCTCTACTCAAGAGCATACATTAATTTTAGGAATCCTGATGacatccttctttttagagatcgTTTTGATGGATATATCTTCCTTGACAGCAAAGGTTGGattattggtttttaaaaatctattataatCTGTAGGTATACTAATGAAGTATTGCTAGAATATTcgtgctttttaaattattattatttttctagatagggtcttgctctgttgcccaggctggagtgcagcagccacaatcacggctcactgcagcctcacactccggcttaagcaatcctccagcctcctaggtagcagggaccacaggcgtgtgccaccatgatcggctgattttaaaaaaaaattttgtagagacgggggtctcactgtgttgcccaggctggtcttgaactcctggcttcaagtgatcctcccacctcagcctcccaaagtgctgggattacaggcgtgagccacagcatctggtc of the Gorilla gorilla gorilla isolate KB3781 chromosome 14, NHGRI_mGorGor1-v2.1_pri, whole genome shotgun sequence genome contains:
- the UPF3A gene encoding regulator of nonsense transcripts 3A isoform X11, whose product is MRSEKEGAGGPRAAVAARGPSGREKLSVLEVQFHRASQQQEAETPPTSSSGCGGGAGKPREEKRTALSKVVIRRLPPGLTKEQLEEQLRPLPAHDYFEFFAADLSLYPHLYSRAYINFRNPDDILLFRDRFDGYIFLDSKDPEYKKFLETYCVEEEKTSANPETLLGEMEAKTRELIGCALPTHQDGCTLGGQGGRITRSGVQDQPGRHGETPSLLKIQKISRAWWCVPIVPATEEAGQENRLNPEGGGCSELRSHRCTPAW
- the UPF3A gene encoding regulator of nonsense transcripts 3A isoform X14 → MRSEKEGAGGPRAAVAARGPSGREKLSVLEVQFHRASQQQEAETPPTSSSGCGGGAGKPREEKRTALSKVVIRRLPPGLTKEQLEEQLRPLPAHDYFEFFAADLSLYPHLYSRAYINFRNPDDILLFRDRFDGYIFLDSKGLEYPAVVEFAPFQKIAKKKLRKKDAKTGSIEDDPEYKKFLETYCVEEEKTSANPETLLGEMEAKTRELIENSRGEARRTEEERVRKETFAGRGKKKKKRRRKMQKKRDR
- the UPF3A gene encoding regulator of nonsense transcripts 3A isoform X12, whose protein sequence is MRSEKEGAGGPRAAVAARGPSGREKLSVLEVQFHRASQQQEAETPPTSSSGCGGGAGKPREEKRTALSKVVIRRLPPGLTKEQLEEQLRPLPAHDYFEFFAADLSLYPHLYSRAYINFRNPDDILLFRDRFDGYIFLDSKGLEYPAVVEFAPFQKIAKKKLRKKDAKTGSIEDDPEYKKFLETYCVEEEKTSANPETLLGEMEAKTRELIGSLYTRSSMSLENSRGEARRTEEERVRKETFAGRGKKKKKRRRKMQKKRDR
- the UPF3A gene encoding regulator of nonsense transcripts 3A isoform X13 → MRSEKEGAGGPRAAVAARGPSGREKLSVLEVQFHRASQQQEAETPPTSSSGCGGGAGKPREEKRTALSKVVIRRLPPGLTKEQLEEQLRPLPAHDYFEFFAADLSLYPHLYSRAYINFRNPDDILLFRDRFDGYIFLDSKGLEYPAVVEFAPFQKIAKKKLRKKDAKTGSIEDDPEYKKFLETYCVEEEKTSANPETLLGEMEAKTRELIAFGLQWILLHRSEKQVLNGNTNKLLLARTLELLEEPHLFWNILKIEN
- the UPF3A gene encoding regulator of nonsense transcripts 3A isoform X15, whose protein sequence is MRSEKEGAGGPRAAVAARGPSGREKLSVLEVQFHRASQQQEAETPPTSSSGCGGGAGKPREEKRTALSKVVIRRLPPGLTKEQLEEQLRPLPAHDYFEFFAADLSLYPHLYSRAYINFRNPDDILLFRDRFDGYIFLDSKGLEYPAVVEFAPFQKIAKKKLRKKDAKTGSIEDDPEYKKFLETYCVEEEKTSANPETLLGEMEAKTRELIVYTHALPCL